A genomic segment from Marmota flaviventris isolate mMarFla1 chromosome 7, mMarFla1.hap1, whole genome shotgun sequence encodes:
- the Hnrnpdl gene encoding heterogeneous nuclear ribonucleoprotein D-like isoform X1: protein MEVPPRLSHVPPPLFPSAPATLASRSISHWRPRAPRQLAPLLPSLAAGSARQGARRTQRHVTAQQPSRLAGGAAIKGGRRRRPDLFRRHFKSSSIQRSAAAAAGTRTARQHPTADISATMEDMNEYSNIEEFAEGSKINASKNQQDDGKMFIGGLSWDTSKKDLTEYLSRFGEVVDCTIKTDPVTGRSRGFGFVLFKDAASVDKVLELKEHKLDGKLIDPKRAKALKGKEPPKKVFVGGLSPDTSEEQIKEYFGAFGEIENIELPMDTKTNERRGFCFITYTDEEPVKKLLESRYHQIGSGKCEIKVAQPKEVYRQQQQQQKGGRGAAAGGRGGTRGRGRGQGQNWNQGFNNYYDQGYGNYNSAYGGDQNYSGYGGYDYTGYNYGNYGYGQGYADYSGQQSTYGKASRGGGNHQNNYQPY, encoded by the exons ATGGAGGTCCCGCCCCGGCTTTCCCATGTGCCGCCGCCATTGTTCCCCTCCGCTCCCGCTACTTTAGCCTCCCGTAGCATTTCCCATTGGCGGCCGAGGGCGCCGCGGCAGCTCGCCCCGCTCCTCCCTTCGCTTGCTGCCGGCTCCGCCCGGCAGGGGGCGCGCCGTACCCAGCGCCACGTCACCGCCCAGCAGCCCTCCCGATTGGCGGGCGGGGCGGCTATAAAGGGAGGGCGCAGGCGGCGCCCGGATCTCTTCCGCCGCCATTTTAAATCCAGCTCCATACAACGCTCCGCCGCCGCTGCTGCCGGGACCAGGACCGCGCGCCAGCACCCGACTGCCGACATCTCCGCCACTATGGAGGACATGAACGAGTACAGCAACATAGAAGAATTCGCAGAGGGATCCAAGATCAACGCGAGCAAAAATCAGCAGGATGACGG TAAAATGTTTATTGGAGGCTTGAGCTGGGATACGAGCAAGAAAGATCTGACTGAATATTTGTCTCGATTTGGGGAAGTTGTAGACTGTACGATTAAAACAGATCCAGTCACTGGAAGATCAAGAGGATTTGGATTTGTGCTTTTTAAAGATGCTGCTAGTGTTGATAAG GTTTTGGAACTGAAAGAACACAAACTGGATGGCAAATTGATAGACCCCAAAAGGGCCAAAGCTTTGAAAGGGAAAGAACCCCCTAAAAAGGTTTTTGTGGGTGGATTGAGCCCAGATACCTCTGAGGaacaaattaaagaatattttggagCCTTTGGAGAG attgaaaatattgaACTTCCCATGGATACAAAAACAAACGAAAGAAGAGGATTTTGTTTTATCACATATACAGATGAAGAGCCAGTAAAGAAATTGTTAGAAAGCAGATATCATCAAATTGGTTCTGGGAAG TGTGAAATCAAAGTTGCACAGCCCAAAGAGGTATATAggcagcaacagcaacaacaaaaaggaggaagaggtgcTGCAGCTGGTGGGCGAGGTGGTACCAGGGGTCGTGGCCGAG GTCAGGGCCAAAACTGGAACCAAGGATTTAATAACTATTATGATCAAGGATATGGAAATTACAATAGTGCCTATGGTGGTGATCAGAACTATAGTGGCTATGGCGGATATGATTATACTGGGTATAACTATGGGAACTATGGATATGGACAGGGATATGCAGACTACAGTG GTCAACAGAGCACTTATGGCAAGGCTTCTCGAGGGGGTGGCAATCACCAAAATAATTACCAGCCATACTAG
- the Hnrnpdl gene encoding heterogeneous nuclear ribonucleoprotein D-like isoform X2 has translation MEVPPRLSHVPPPLFPSAPATLASRSISHWRPRAPRQLAPLLPSLAAGSARQGARRTQRHVTAQQPSRLAGGAAIKGGRRRRPDLFRRHFKSSSIQRSAAAAAGTRTARQHPTADISATMEDMNEYSNIEEFAEGSKINASKNQQDDGKMFIGGLSWDTSKKDLTEYLSRFGEVVDCTIKTDPVTGRSRGFGFVLFKDAASVDKVLELKEHKLDGKLIDPKRAKALKGKEPPKKVFVGGLSPDTSEEQIKEYFGAFGEIENIELPMDTKTNERRGFCFITYTDEEPVKKLLESRYHQIGSGKCEIKVAQPKEVYRQQQQQQKGGRGAAAGGRGGTRGRGRGQQSTYGKASRGGGNHQNNYQPY, from the exons ATGGAGGTCCCGCCCCGGCTTTCCCATGTGCCGCCGCCATTGTTCCCCTCCGCTCCCGCTACTTTAGCCTCCCGTAGCATTTCCCATTGGCGGCCGAGGGCGCCGCGGCAGCTCGCCCCGCTCCTCCCTTCGCTTGCTGCCGGCTCCGCCCGGCAGGGGGCGCGCCGTACCCAGCGCCACGTCACCGCCCAGCAGCCCTCCCGATTGGCGGGCGGGGCGGCTATAAAGGGAGGGCGCAGGCGGCGCCCGGATCTCTTCCGCCGCCATTTTAAATCCAGCTCCATACAACGCTCCGCCGCCGCTGCTGCCGGGACCAGGACCGCGCGCCAGCACCCGACTGCCGACATCTCCGCCACTATGGAGGACATGAACGAGTACAGCAACATAGAAGAATTCGCAGAGGGATCCAAGATCAACGCGAGCAAAAATCAGCAGGATGACGG TAAAATGTTTATTGGAGGCTTGAGCTGGGATACGAGCAAGAAAGATCTGACTGAATATTTGTCTCGATTTGGGGAAGTTGTAGACTGTACGATTAAAACAGATCCAGTCACTGGAAGATCAAGAGGATTTGGATTTGTGCTTTTTAAAGATGCTGCTAGTGTTGATAAG GTTTTGGAACTGAAAGAACACAAACTGGATGGCAAATTGATAGACCCCAAAAGGGCCAAAGCTTTGAAAGGGAAAGAACCCCCTAAAAAGGTTTTTGTGGGTGGATTGAGCCCAGATACCTCTGAGGaacaaattaaagaatattttggagCCTTTGGAGAG attgaaaatattgaACTTCCCATGGATACAAAAACAAACGAAAGAAGAGGATTTTGTTTTATCACATATACAGATGAAGAGCCAGTAAAGAAATTGTTAGAAAGCAGATATCATCAAATTGGTTCTGGGAAG TGTGAAATCAAAGTTGCACAGCCCAAAGAGGTATATAggcagcaacagcaacaacaaaaaggaggaagaggtgcTGCAGCTGGTGGGCGAGGTGGTACCAGGGGTCGTGGCCGAG GTCAACAGAGCACTTATGGCAAGGCTTCTCGAGGGGGTGGCAATCACCAAAATAATTACCAGCCATACTAG